A part of Biomphalaria glabrata chromosome 3, xgBioGlab47.1, whole genome shotgun sequence genomic DNA contains:
- the LOC106071489 gene encoding macrophage mannose receptor 1-like isoform X2: MCQKMNECPSNLPKDSHLKVFGGACYQFALSYSRTHSEAKQNCESQGGTLALVKTQDVQNFLFTTLTNDFRDYFDKVWIGLSDMDKEKEFKWDDGTTLTYSNWGHLSTHDIDDCVLMDLRNDGKWTEYACDQSPFLIFFTQNEKHPYICQYSLAASSNAHSTVTATTLARTTTPDSNASGSSTSDATTIDTVSGITDTTVLIMSNSCPAFSCDLDCGMNGFQKNETSGCSLCQCAV; encoded by the coding sequence ATGTGCCAGAAGATGAATGAGTGCCCGTCCAACCTACCAAAAGACTCTCACCTCAAGGTGTTCGGAGGCGCTTGCTACCAGTTTGCTTTGTCTTATTCGAGGACTCACTCCGAGGCCAAACAAAATTGTGAAAGTCAAGGTGGGACTCTGGCGCTGGTCAAGACACAGGATGTCCAGAACTTCCTCTTCACCACACTGACCAACGACTTCCGAGATTATTTCGACAAAGTCTGGATAGGCCTGAGTGATATGGACAAGGAAAAAGAGTTCAAATGGGACGATGGAACTACCTTGACCTACAGTAATTGGGGACACCTGTCCACCCACGATATCGACGACTGTGTTCTAATGGATCTCAGAAATGATGGCAAATGGACAGAATATGCTTGTGATCAATCCcctttcttgatttttttcacacaaaacGAGAAGCACCCCTACATTTGTCAGTACAGTTTAGCGGCTAGCAGCAACGCACACTCCACAGTCACAGCCACTACGCTGGCAAGAACCACCACACCCGACAGCAACGCATCAGGCAGCTCCACAAGTGATGCCACAACCATCGATACCGTCTCCGGAATAACTGACACCACCGTACTGATCATGTCCAACTCCTGTCCGGCTTTCTCCTGTGATCTTGATTGTGGCATGAATGGTTTCCAGAAAAACGAAACTTCGGGTTGTTCTTTGTGTCAATGTGCTGTTTAG
- the LOC106071492 gene encoding macrophage mannose receptor 1-like, with translation MRNCLKSFILKLCICLVTCQTINDCPSGVPRDSHLRVFGDSCYQFVLSYERTHSESQQYCERHGGTLALVKSQDVQNFLYHTLTTDYRDFYDKLWIGLNDIIHEGHYFWEDGTPLIYSDWGNGEGPSSGNFWGSNHEENDCVVIDLELNGKWSEYPCEESTYLFFFAEDELHSFICQYKALPTSTTLGSTTVVTFRDSTTASSVSTDSGSTESTTVNTTPVTGLTDTTVLIMSNSCPAFSCDLDCGMDGFQKNETSGCSLCQCAV, from the exons atgcgAAACTGTTTGAAAAGTTTCATCCTaaaattgtgtatttgtttAG taACATGTCAAACTATAAACGATTGTCCGTCCGGCGTTCCCAGGGACTCTCATCTCAGAGTTTTTGGAGACTCTTGTTACCAATTTGTTTTATCTTATGAGAGGACCCACTCAGAGTCCCAGCAATACTGTGAACGACATGGCGGGACTCTAGCGCTGGTCAAATCCCAGGATGTCCAAAACTTCTTGTATCACACACTAACCACCGATTACAGAGATTTTTACGACAAGCTCTGGATTGGGCTGAACGACATCATTCACGAAGGACATTATTTTTGGGAGGATGGCACGCCCTTGATATACAGCGACTGGGGAAACGGTGAAGGCCCTTCTTCTGGAAACTTCTGGGGCAGTAACCACGAAGAAAACGACTGCGTggtaatagatttagaattgAACGGAAAATGGTCAGAGTACCCATGCGAGGAGTCAACTTACCTATTCTTCTTTGCTGAAGACGAACTGCACTCCTTTATCTGCCAGTACAAGGCGCTACCGACTTCCACCACGCTGGGATCCACAACGGTTGTCACCTTCAGGGACAGCACTACAGCCAGCAGCGTCTCAACGGACAGTGGCTCCACGGAAAGCACAACAGTCAACACAACCCCGGTCACCGGACTCACAGACACTACCGTGCTGATCATGTCCAACTCATGCCCGGCTTTCTCCTGCGACCTTGACTGTGGCATGGATGGTTTCCAGAAAAACGAAACTTCCGGTTGCTCACTGTGCCAATGTGCAGTATAA
- the LOC106071489 gene encoding snaclec salmorin subunit A-like isoform X1 — protein MFSYECPCVDQFMCRSVHVSMLRKMKHGNTMTIFVNCIILAADLSIGMCQKMNECPSNLPKDSHLKVFGGACYQFALSYSRTHSEAKQNCESQGGTLALVKTQDVQNFLFTTLTNDFRDYFDKVWIGLSDMDKEKEFKWDDGTTLTYSNWGHLSTHDIDDCVLMDLRNDGKWTEYACDQSPFLIFFTQNEKHPYICQYSLAASSNAHSTVTATTLARTTTPDSNASGSSTSDATTIDTVSGITDTTVLIMSNSCPAFSCDLDCGMNGFQKNETSGCSLCQCAV, from the exons atgTTTAGTTATGAATGTCCATGTGTCGATCAGTTCATGTGTCGATCAGTTCATGTGTCGATGCTTAGAAAAATGAAACATGGAAACACAATGACGATATTTGTCAACTGTATAATTCTTGCTGCTGATTTGAGTATAG GCATGTGCCAGAAGATGAATGAGTGCCCGTCCAACCTACCAAAAGACTCTCACCTCAAGGTGTTCGGAGGCGCTTGCTACCAGTTTGCTTTGTCTTATTCGAGGACTCACTCCGAGGCCAAACAAAATTGTGAAAGTCAAGGTGGGACTCTGGCGCTGGTCAAGACACAGGATGTCCAGAACTTCCTCTTCACCACACTGACCAACGACTTCCGAGATTATTTCGACAAAGTCTGGATAGGCCTGAGTGATATGGACAAGGAAAAAGAGTTCAAATGGGACGATGGAACTACCTTGACCTACAGTAATTGGGGACACCTGTCCACCCACGATATCGACGACTGTGTTCTAATGGATCTCAGAAATGATGGCAAATGGACAGAATATGCTTGTGATCAATCCcctttcttgatttttttcacacaaaacGAGAAGCACCCCTACATTTGTCAGTACAGTTTAGCGGCTAGCAGCAACGCACACTCCACAGTCACAGCCACTACGCTGGCAAGAACCACCACACCCGACAGCAACGCATCAGGCAGCTCCACAAGTGATGCCACAACCATCGATACCGTCTCCGGAATAACTGACACCACCGTACTGATCATGTCCAACTCCTGTCCGGCTTTCTCCTGTGATCTTGATTGTGGCATGAATGGTTTCCAGAAAAACGAAACTTCGGGTTGTTCTTTGTGTCAATGTGCTGTTTAG